Proteins from a genomic interval of Heteronotia binoei isolate CCM8104 ecotype False Entrance Well chromosome 7, APGP_CSIRO_Hbin_v1, whole genome shotgun sequence:
- the MAFA gene encoding transcription factor MafA, giving the protein MASELAMSAADLPTSPLAIEYVNDFDLMKFEVKKEPAEAERFCHRLPPAGSLSSTPISTPCSSVPSSPSFCAPSPGGQPVPGLAHPAAGNPTGAAAGVAGKAQLVEDLYWMSGYPQHLNPEALNLTPEDAVEALIGAPHHHHHHHHHQGAAYDGFRGGGGGGGGQPFPPEELAPAAAHHHLHHHHAAHHHHHHHPHHHLRLEDRFSDDQLVSMSVRELNRQLRGFSKDEVIRLKQKRRTLKNRGYAQSCRYKRVQQRHILENEKCQLQGQVEQLKQEVARLAKERDLYKEKYEKLAGRTFAAASRDPSPPQQPAPTAKSAAAADFFM; this is encoded by the coding sequence ATGGCCTCGGAGCTGGCCATGAGCGCGGCCGACCTGCCCACCAGCCCGCTGGCCATCGAGTACGTCAACGACTTCGACCTCATGAAGTTCGAGGTGAAGAAGGAGCCCGCCGAGGCCGAGCGCTTCTGCCACCGCCTGCCGCCGGCGGGCTCGCTCTCCTCCACCCCCATCAGCACCCCCTGCTCGTCGGTGCCTTCCTCGCCCAGCTTCTGCGCCCCCAGCCCCGGCGGCCAGCCCGTCCCGGGCCTGGCTCACCCTGCGGCCGGCAACCCGacgggggcggcggcgggggtgGCGGGGAAGGCGCAGCTGGTGGAGGACCTCTACTGGATGTCGGGCTACCCGCAGCACCTCAACCCGGAGGCCCTCAACCTCACGCCGGAGGACGCCGTCGAGGCGCTCATCGGCGCCCcgcaccaccatcaccaccaccaccaccaccagggcgCCGCCTACGACGGCTTccgagggggcggcggcggcgggggcggcCAGCCCTTCCCTCCGGAGGAGCTGGCCCCGGCGGCCGCCCACCACCACCTGCACCACCACCACgccgcccaccaccaccaccaccaccacccgcacCACCACCTGCGCCTCGAGGACCGCTTCTCCGACGACCAGCTCGTCTCCATGTCGGTGCGGGAGCTCAACCGCCAGCTGCGCGGCTTCAGCAAGGATGAGGTGATCCGCCTCAAGCAGAAGCGCCGCACCCTCAAGAACCGCGGCTACGCCCAGTCCTGCCGCTACAAGCGCGTCCAGCAGCGGCACATCCTCGAGAACGAGAAGTGCCAGCTCCAGGGCCAGGTGGAGCAGCTCAAACAAGAGGTGGCCCGCCTGGCCAAAGAGCGCGACCTCTACAAGGAAAAATACGAGAAGCTGGCCGGCCGCACCTTCGCCGCCGCCTCCCGCGACCCTTCCCCGCCCCAGCAGCCCGCCCCGACGGCCAagagcgccgccgccgccgactTCTTCATGTGA